The following proteins are co-located in the Vibrio azureus genome:
- the argR gene encoding transcriptional regulator ArgR: protein MRNSEKQDNLVRAFKALLKEESFGSQGEIVDALKQQGFESINQSKVSRMLTKFGAVRTRNAKMEMVYCLPAELGVPTVSSSLRELVLDIDHNAALVVIHTGPGAAQLIARLLDSLGKSEGILGVVAGDDTIFITPTLPIPTEQLFRSVCELFEYNG from the coding sequence ATGCGCAATTCAGAAAAACAAGATAATTTAGTCCGCGCTTTTAAGGCCTTGCTAAAAGAAGAGAGTTTCGGCTCACAAGGGGAGATTGTTGATGCACTTAAGCAACAAGGCTTTGAAAGCATCAACCAATCAAAAGTTTCTCGTATGTTGACCAAATTTGGCGCTGTTCGAACGCGCAACGCTAAAATGGAAATGGTGTATTGCCTACCCGCTGAACTTGGTGTTCCAACAGTAAGCAGTTCTTTACGAGAACTTGTTTTAGATATTGATCATAACGCCGCTCTCGTCGTAATTCATACTGGTCCAGGTGCCGCTCAACTGATTGCTCGTTTACTCGACTCTCTAGGTAAATCGGAAGGCATTCTTGGTGTCGTGGCTGGTGATGACACGATTTTTATCACCCCAACTCTGCCAATACCAACTGAACAGCTATTTCGCTCTGTGTGTGAATTATTTGAATACAACGGCTAA
- the rplU gene encoding 50S ribosomal protein L21, translated as MYAVFQSGGKQHRVSEGQTLRLEKLDVETGATVEFDNVLLVANGEDIKVGAPLVEGGKVVAEVVQHGRGDKIKIVKFRRRKHSRKQQGHRQWFTEVKITGINA; from the coding sequence ATGTACGCTGTTTTCCAATCTGGTGGTAAACAACACCGTGTAAGCGAAGGTCAAACTCTTCGTTTAGAGAAATTAGACGTTGAAACTGGTGCAACTGTTGAATTTGATAATGTTCTTCTTGTTGCTAACGGCGAAGACATCAAAGTTGGTGCTCCTCTTGTTGAGGGCGGCAAAGTTGTTGCTGAAGTTGTACAACACGGTCGTGGCGATAAAATCAAAATCGTTAAGTTCCGTCGTCGTAAGCACTCTCGTAAGCAACAGGGTCACCGTCAGTGGTTCACTGAAGTGAAGATCACTGGTATCAACGCTTAA
- the rpmA gene encoding 50S ribosomal protein L27: MAHKKAGGSTRNGRDSESKRLGVKRFGGESVLAGNIIVRQRGTKFHAGNNVGIGKDHTLFALTEGKVKFEVKGPKNRKFVSIEAE; the protein is encoded by the coding sequence ATGGCACACAAAAAAGCTGGTGGTTCTACTCGTAACGGCCGCGATTCAGAAAGCAAACGCCTTGGTGTTAAGCGTTTCGGTGGTGAATCTGTTCTTGCAGGTAACATCATCGTTCGTCAACGTGGTACTAAGTTCCACGCTGGTAACAACGTAGGTATCGGTAAAGACCACACTCTTTTCGCTCTTACTGAAGGTAAAGTGAAATTTGAAGTGAAAGGTCCTAAAAACCGTAAGTTTGTAAGCATCGAAGCTGAGTAA
- the ispB gene encoding octaprenyl diphosphate synthase, with the protein MDFKTIQALTADDMAKVNETIQAQLNSDVSLINQLGFYIVSGGGKRLRPLLAILSARALNYQGHGHTMAAAFIEFIHTATLLHDDVVDESDMRRGKATANAAFGNAASVLVGDFIYTRSFQMMTELGSMKILKLMSNAVNVIAEGEVQQLMNCNDPNITEENYMQVIYSKTARLFESATQIGAILSDASEEVELAMQNYGKYLGTAFQLIDDVMDYTSDGEDMGKNVGDDLAEGKPTLPLLHAMRHTTPDNAAMIREAIEKSNGMEHLDEILQVMKQSGSLEYTTQKALDEADKAIAELKVLPESEYKQALISLAHMAVKRTK; encoded by the coding sequence ATGGATTTTAAAACTATCCAAGCGCTTACTGCCGATGACATGGCAAAAGTGAATGAAACAATTCAAGCTCAATTGAACTCCGATGTCTCTTTAATAAATCAACTCGGATTTTATATTGTAAGTGGTGGAGGCAAGCGTCTGAGACCGTTGCTTGCTATTTTGTCCGCACGGGCGCTCAATTACCAAGGTCATGGCCATACCATGGCAGCTGCATTTATCGAGTTCATTCATACAGCAACATTATTGCATGATGATGTTGTTGATGAATCCGACATGAGGCGCGGCAAGGCAACCGCGAATGCTGCCTTTGGTAATGCAGCAAGTGTGTTGGTCGGTGATTTTATTTACACCCGTTCATTTCAAATGATGACTGAACTAGGATCAATGAAGATCCTCAAACTGATGAGCAATGCTGTAAACGTCATTGCTGAAGGTGAAGTTCAACAGTTAATGAACTGTAATGATCCCAACATCACCGAAGAAAACTACATGCAAGTTATCTACTCTAAAACTGCACGATTATTCGAGTCTGCTACCCAAATTGGCGCCATTCTTAGTGATGCGTCAGAAGAGGTCGAACTGGCGATGCAAAATTATGGTAAATATCTTGGCACCGCTTTTCAGCTTATTGATGATGTCATGGACTACACGTCCGATGGTGAAGATATGGGGAAGAACGTCGGAGATGATTTAGCAGAAGGAAAACCTACCTTGCCTTTACTCCACGCAATGCGTCACACCACCCCAGACAACGCAGCCATGATTCGTGAAGCGATTGAAAAGTCGAACGGCATGGAACATCTAGATGAAATTTTACAGGTGATGAAGCAATCTGGTTCACTTGAATACACGACCCAGAAGGCACTTGATGAGGCGGATAAAGCTATCGCGGAACTCAAGGTTTTACCCGAATCCGAATACAAACAGGCACTGATAAGTTTGGCTCATATGGCGGTTAAGCGAACAAAGTAG
- the mdh gene encoding malate dehydrogenase produces the protein MKVAVIGAAGGIGQALALLLKNHLPAGSDLALYDIAPVTPGVAADLSHIPTPVSIKGYAGEDPTPALDGADVVLISAGVARKPGMDRADLFNVNAGIVKSLAEKIAVVCPTACVGIITNPVNTTVPIAAEVLKKAGVYDKRKLFGVTTLDVIRSETFVAELKGKDPREVHVPVIGGHSGVTILPLLSQVEGVEFSTGEVEALTKRIQNAGTEVVEAKAGGGSATLSMGQAACRFGLSLVRALQGEEGVVECAYVDGGSEHAPYFAQPVKLGKNGVEEVLSYGALSDYEKSALDGMLETLNGDINIGVEFAK, from the coding sequence ATGAAAGTTGCCGTTATTGGTGCCGCTGGCGGTATCGGTCAAGCCCTAGCCCTTCTACTCAAGAACCACTTGCCTGCAGGTTCTGACTTAGCTTTATATGATATTGCTCCAGTAACCCCTGGTGTTGCTGCCGATCTTAGTCATATCCCAACGCCTGTCTCTATTAAGGGTTATGCTGGTGAAGATCCAACGCCTGCGCTTGATGGTGCTGATGTTGTGCTTATTTCAGCAGGTGTGGCTCGTAAACCAGGTATGGATCGTGCCGATCTTTTCAATGTTAATGCTGGCATTGTTAAGTCACTAGCAGAGAAGATTGCGGTGGTATGTCCAACAGCATGTGTTGGCATTATTACTAACCCAGTTAACACAACGGTGCCAATTGCAGCTGAGGTTCTTAAAAAAGCGGGTGTTTATGATAAGCGTAAGCTGTTTGGCGTTACGACGCTAGATGTTATCCGTTCAGAAACGTTCGTTGCTGAGCTAAAAGGTAAAGATCCAAGAGAAGTTCATGTGCCTGTTATCGGTGGTCACTCTGGTGTCACTATCCTTCCTCTTCTTTCGCAAGTTGAAGGTGTTGAGTTTAGTACTGGAGAAGTTGAAGCTCTGACCAAGCGCATCCAGAACGCAGGTACAGAAGTTGTCGAAGCAAAAGCGGGTGGTGGCAGCGCAACCTTGTCTATGGGGCAGGCAGCGTGTCGCTTTGGTCTGTCACTTGTTCGTGCTCTACAAGGCGAAGAGGGTGTTGTTGAATGTGCATACGTCGATGGAGGCAGTGAACACGCTCCTTACTTCGCACAACCTGTGAAGCTAGGTAAAAACGGTGTAGAAGAAGTGCTAAGCTACGGTGCATTGAGCGACTACGAAAAGTCTGCGCTAGACGGCATGCTGGAAACTTTAAACGGCGATATCAACATCGGTGTGGAGTTCGCTAAATAA